The sequence below is a genomic window from Salinispira pacifica.
GGGACATATTATCAACGCCTTTCAGAAGGACCATGGCGTGTACAGTGCGGAAAGCGAAAACGGCAATTTCTCCGTCTATCCGGTAAGGGACCATCGGCAGGAAATTACCTACCTTGTGTTCACCTCAGGAAACAGAAACTACAACGCTCTGAAATCCGAAAACAACACTCCATCATCCAAAGAGACCAAAGAGACATTGAAAAGCTCCGGAAGCGGCCAGGATTGGCTCCGCAAGACTTTTCAAAGGGTATTGAAACGGGGCGGCAATTAGGTGTAGCATTCCGTTATTACTTTGTAATACCATCTTCACGGACAACTTCGTTGCTCCCGGTGAATCTGTGCCCGTAATTCGTACCCTGGATCCGAATTACGGAAAGTGAGAAGATTATGAGCATATTAACCCGGCTTCAATACGGCGGACAGTGCGATCTGCCGGCGGTTCCCCACACCGATGCACTTGAAATCTCTGAGGTAAGCTACCGCTACCCCAACTCCCAGAAGAAAGCTCTTGAAAATGTGACCCTGCATATCCAGCCGGGAGAACGGCTGGCACTGGTGGGACCCAACGGCGCAGGAAAATCCACTCTGCTACAACTGATTCTGGGAATGAAAAAGGAACAGCAGGGTGCAATCAGGGTGTATGGAAACCCCGCCCATCACTGTCGTCACAGGGTTGCCATAGTACCCCAGCGTGCTTCCGTGGACTGGAATTTTCCCCTTACCGTCCGCCAGGTGGTAACCATGGGACGATATGTGCATCTGGGCTGGATGCGCCGGCCAGGCAACCGGGATAAAGAAAAGGTGGATGAAGCAATGGAGACCATGGGAATATCTGATCTCAGTTCCCGTCAGATATCCCAGCTCTCCGGAGGACAGCAGCAGCGGGTCATGCTTGCCCGCACCCTGGCCCACGATGCGGATCTCCTTCTTCTGGATGAACCCCTGAATCACGTGGACATCAAAACCCAGGAACTCATATTCCACACCATTGAACGACTGAGCAAGGCGGGGAAAACCGCCATTGTGAGCACCCACGACCTGGGTGTGCTCACCGTCCACTTCAACCGTGCGGTATTTCTTGACCGCAGGGTGATCGCCGACGGACCTGTGGATGAGGTAATTACGCCCCGAACCATAGCCAAAGCCTACGGCTTTGAATTTCACAAGGACTATCACAATGATTGAACTTATCATGGAACCTCTCCAATACGGATTTATTCTCCGAGGGCTGGCAGCCGGACTGCTGGCGGGAATTTCCTGTGCGCTGCTCAGCTCCTTCGTGGTGTGGAGGGGCATGGCGTTCATGGGAGATGCCATGGCCCATGCAATTCTGCCGGGAATTGTTGCCGCATATGCCTGGGGATTCAGTCTGATACTGGGAGCCCTGGGGGCGGCGGTTGTAGCCGTTTTTGCCATCGGGATAATCAGCAGCCGCAGTTCACTGAAGGAAGACAGCGCCATTGGAATTGTGTTTGCAGGTCTGTTCGCTTTGGGTATCCTGCTGCTCAGCAGAATTGCAAGCTATCAGGACCTCAGTCACATCCTGTTCGGAAACATTCTCGGCGTATCCAAAGCCGACCTTATTACCATGTCCCTGGTAGCCCTGGGGGTACTGGGGGTGCTGGCTAGCAGTTTCAAGGAACTTCTGGTGGCCTCCTTCGACCCCACCCATGCAGTTGCCATCGGCATCTCGCCTTCGCTGATCCGCTACCTTCTCCTTCTTCTCCTTGCTTTCACTACGGTAATTGCAATTCAGTCGGTGGGAGTCGTTCTGGTTCTGGCCCTGCTGGTCACCCCCGGGGCAACCGCATCTGTTCTGACCAACAAACTCGGCAGAATGATGGGAATTTCGGTGCTTACCGCCATTGTATCTACCGGTCTGGGATTTTACGCTTCCTATTACTGGAACACCGCTTCCGGGCCTACAATTGTACTGGTTCTCATAGCTATATTTTCTCTGGCGATGCTCATATCCTTTCTGCGCAGCACATTTTCCGGGTCCGGGAACAGCTCCGAACATACCGCAGAAGAAAGCAGCTAAAAATACCGGGCATTATCCCGGAACACATGAAAGAACGGTACGGGGAAAATACCCGCCAAAGGAACAATTGCCCATGCTCACCGGGGGAGATCTTTCTTCAGCCTTGCCGGGAAATTTCCGTTTACATAGCGGGTGATTGGGCATAATGTAAACATATGAAAATACTAATTGCCGATAAACTATCAGATAATGCCGTGAAGGCCCTTGAAAACATGGGAGCCTCGGTGAGGCTTGAACCCGACGCTGCAGCCGGGGATCTCCCCCAACTCATGAACGATGCGGAGATACTCATCGTTCGATCCACAAAGGTGAACAAAGCCGCCATGGATGCGGCAAGCAGCCTGAGCCTCATCATCCGGGCCGGTGCAGGAGTGAACACCATTGACCTGGAATACGCGTCCGCACTTGGAATCCATGTGGCCAACTGCCCCGGCAAAAATGCCGATGCCGTTGCAGAGCTCACAATAGGACATATGATCGCCCTGGACCGCAATATTGTGGACAACAGCATTGATCTCCGCAATGGAGTATGGAACAAAAAGGGCTACAGCAAAGCCCGGGGGCTGAAAGGCCGAACCCTGGGAATTCTGGGTCTGGGCTCCATCGGAACCAAGGTGGCCGCAGTTGCCCAGGTGATGGGAATGAATGTTCAGGCGTGGTCCCGGAGCCTTACCGAACAGAAGGCAAAGACCATGGGCCTGGGATTCTGCCCCACCCCCATGGATCTGGCACGGAGTTCGGATATCGTCAGCATTCATCTTGCAGCCAGTAATGACACCCGGCATCTCGTGGACCGCAGTTTTCTGGAAGCCATGAAAGAATCGGCGTTTCTGATCAATACATCCAGGGGTGAAATCGTGGACAGTGCGGCTCTTATGGAAATATGCAGCTCTAAATCTCTCAAAATAGCCCTGGATGTGTATGAAGATGAACCTGGGGCTTCGGAAAAAACGTTTCCACACACAGAACTTGCACAGCTTATTACCGGAACCCATCATATCGGCGCTTCCACCCAACAGGCGGCTGACGCCATAGCCGATGAAGTGGTAAAGATTGTAGAAAGCTACCGCAGCTCTGGAAAACCCCTGCACCCTGTGAATGCCAGAGACAAGAGCACCGCCCAGTTCAATCTGGTGGTGCGCCACTTTAACAAGGTGGGCGTTCTGGCCGCGGTGCTTGATGCCCTGCGCAACGCCGATATCAATATAGAAGAGATGGAAAATTCCATTTTCTCCGGGGGCGAAGCCGCAGTGTGTACCCTGAAGCTGGATGACCGTCCCTCGGATGTGATTTTGAATGAAATATCTTCCATGGATAATATCATCAAGGCTTCACTGAAATAATGAATCTGGAAGACTATTTTGCCCGATTCCGGAAAAAGACCATCGGATGGAATCATACAATCAACACCCCCATGGGAACTCGGCCGCTGATTTACGCCGACTGGATTGCCAGCGGCAGACTATATGAGGATATTGAAGATACGATCAGGAATCAGATAGGTCCCATGGTTGCCAACACCCACAGCGAAGCCAGCGCAACCGGGAAGGCCATGACCCGGGCGTATCACCTTGCCGGAGATATCATCAAAAACCATGTGAACGCCGGCCCTGAAGATATTCTCATATCTGCAGGAAGCGGCATGACCGCAGTGGTGAATAAACTGCAGCGCATGCTTGGTCTCCGCCGCCCTCCACAGAGCAAGGAAGGCGTGGATTTCAGCCGGGGCCTGCCCAGAGTCAAACCTTCCAAGCGCTGCGATACGGTGGTATTTATCACTCACATGGAGCATCACTCCAACCACATCAGCTGGCTGGAAAGCTGTGCCGAAGTAGTGGTTCTGGAGCCGGATGACAGCCTGCAGGTAAACCCCGAAGAACTTGAGCGGAAGCTGAAAGAGTATGAAGATACCGCCCTGAAGATCGGCAGTTTCAGCGCAGCAAGCAACGTGACCGGATTCATTCCTCCCTATCGTGAACTTGCCCGGATTATGCACCGCCACGGAGGATACGCATTTGTGGATTTTGCCGCCTCGGCACCCTACGTGGAGATAGACATGCATCCGGAACATGATCAATGGGGATACCTGGACGGGATCTTTTTCTCACCCCACAAGTTTCTTGGAGGGCCCGGCAGTTCAGGTGTGCTGGTTTTTAACCGAAAGCTGTATCACAACCGGATACCTGATAATCCCGGGGGGGGAACGGTAAACTGGACCAATCGCTGGGGAGAACGAAGCTATGTTACAGATATTGAAGCCCGGGAGGACGGAGGTACGCCCCCCTTTCTCCAGACCATGCGCACTGCCCTGGCAATCAGACTGAAGGAGCAGATGGGGGTGAAAAACATCGCAGCCAGGGAGAAGGAGCTTCTCCAACAGGCGGTGGAGGGGCTGTCCCGGGTTCCGGGGCTTCAGTTCCTGGGGGCCGACGGAGAATTTCCCCGGAATGAGCAACTGGCCGTTCTCTCGTTTTTTATCAGAGATATTCATCACAATCTCATTGTCGCCCTGCTGAATGACCGCTTCGGCATTCAGGTGCGGGGCGGCTGTTCATGTGCAGGCACATACGGCCACTGGCTGCTTCATGTCAGCAGGGAGGACTCTCTGCGGATCACCCGGGAAATAGAACGGGGGGATCTCAGCGAAAAACCCGGATGGGTGAGAATCAGCCTTCATCCCTCTATGAGCAATGGTGAGCTGGATGCAATCATTCACGGGGTGCATCAGATCGCCTCAAAAGCAGGTGAATGGGAAAAGGATTACCGCTTCAACCCCAAAAGCGGCGAGTTTGACTATGTACCCCGGGAAAACGTCAATTCCCCGTCCGGGGGAGGGGCTGAAAATGCGGGGGATTATGATTCATCCGGCAGCAATGAATCCTCGTGGTTTGACCTCTGATTCCACCCGATGAAACTCATGTTTCAGTGAACCGATGAATTAGCGCCCTGGAGAAAAACAGGGCAATAAAACCCTCATGAAGGACCCTGCAACCCGTTTTGCAGGCTCATGCACCCGCTATCCGGTTTTATACCATCCCGACGGGCTATCCCGGAGGAGGCTATCCCGGAGGGGCAAGAACCCCCAGCCTTGAGGCGGACCACCATTCAAAGAGTCTGAGCATGATTGAGTACAGTCCGCTCCAGAGCACCAGGGCGATCACTGCCTGGAGCATCAGTGCGGGAAACGGCCGGATCTTCCGGGTCTTGGGAGCTTCACTCCCTTGGGTGTTCAGGGTCTCACCGGAGCGCAGGGCATCCTTCCAGGCGTTTTTCCGACGCCTACCCAGAGGAAGCAGATACAGCAGGGCAAGAACCAGCCCTATAATCGTACCCGGGAAGCCGCCGGGGGCGTAGAGCAGCATAATAGGCGTGCTGACAACCTGTCTGAACTGGAATATCAGGGGCGCAAGCTTCCAGCCCAGCAAAAAGATCATCAGCGCATTACCCATCAGGCCCAGCAGCGCCGTGCTGCTGCGAATATGAAGAAGCCGTTCCAGGGTATCAATTTTGCCGGCGGTCTCGAGAAGGGAAAAGGAGAGCACGCCGGAAAGTACCAGAAGAATTATCTGTTCCAGGGAATTGACGAAAAAATGGATCATGGGAGTAATATTAACAATTTTGAATATAAAGTAAAGAGCGAGGGGCTCAGCTTGCCCCCCGTCGGCAACACTGATAGAGTGTGAAGCATGATGAACTGGTCGGAATTCGGAAAAAAACTCACCTCCCGCAGCGGTATCCTGGAACTCATGGATGATCTGGGCAAGGCCATGCAGTCCAGCGGTGAAAAGTACATGCTGGGCGGGGGCAATCCCGGGAACATCCCTGAGATGAACCGGGTCTGGCGCAGAAGAATGCAGGAAATTCTTGCCAACGGCGATGAATTTGAACGGGGACTGGGCAACTACGACACCCCCCAGGGCAAAGGCAGCTATCTGAATAATATCGCAGATATGCTCCGGGGAGAGTACGGCTGGGATCTCGGCCCTGAGAATATTGCCGTCACAAACGGAAGCCAGTCCGCCTTTTTCATGCTGTTCAATCTGCTCTCCGGTGAACTTGACAGCAGCAGGGGCGAAGGTGCGGGAACCATCCCCCACAGCCGCAGCGCCGGAGAACCCGCAGATGCCGCCGCTTCACCGCCCGGCGGACGGGCTACCCGTCAGATTCTTCTTCCCCTCATGCCCGAATACATCGGCTATGCCGATCAGGGTATCGGCCATGAACACTTCCGGGCCTACAAGCCGGAAATTGAAATAATAGACGATAATTATTTCAAATATCATGTGGATTTCGACAGCGTTGTTCTGGGGCCCAACGATGCGGCGGTTTGCGTATCCCGTCCCACCAATCCCACGGGAAATGTATTAAGCGATGAAGAGGTGAACCGGCTGGATCAGCTGGCCAGGGATCATGATGTTCCTCTGCTTCTGGATAACGCATACGGTACGCCGTTTCCCAACATGATTTTCACCGACGCCCGGCCCATCTGGAATGAGAATATCGTTCTGGGTATGAGTCTCTCCAAAATCGGGCTGCCTTCCACCCGCACAGGAATAATCATTGCCCGGGAGGAGATCGTTCAGGCAATATCTGCGGTCAACGCCATCATGAGCCTGGCGAATAATACTCTGGGTCAGATGATCACCGGTCCGCTCATAGAATCCGGGGAGATCCTGAAGCTGAGCAACGAAGTGGTACGCCCCTTCTACCGGGATAAATCCATGAGAGCCCAGGAAGCTGTACTGAGACACATGAAGGGGCTGCCCTGCCGTATTCACCTGAGTGAGGGTGCGCTCTTTCTCTGGCTCTGGTTTGATCATCCTGATATTGATACTGCAGTCCTCTATGAGAGACTGAAAGCCCGGCAGGTAATAATCGTACCGGGCAAATACTTCTTTTACGGAATCGACGAAGAGTGGGAGCACAGGAATCAATGTATCAGAATCAATTTTGCCCAGAGCGATGATGTTGTGGATGAAGGGATACGGAGGATCGCCGAAGAGGTTCGGGAGATGATCGATGCCTGAAAAGCCCGGGTGAATACTGGGTTCAACCTGCGGAACCATCGGCCGAGCGAATTTCCCGGATCAATTCCCCCGGCTCCCTTTCCCGATTAACTTCCCGGATTAAGCTCCGGGAGGTAGTTGCCGGATTCGTTCAGTCCGGCAGGCGGATGCTGCGCTTCCCGGGATCCCGTGCAGGCCGGTAGATAGTGAGTATGTTTCCGATTATGCTCACACTCTCGGCGTTCAGGCTGTTGCAGAGTTCGTCTGCTATTTCCCGTTTGGCTTCTTTATAATCCTGAAATTTCACTTTTATAAGCTCATGGGACTCAATCGCTTCTTCTGCCGCTTTCAGCACCTGTTCGTTTAAACCGTTTTGACCGATCATCACCACCGGTTTCAGACTATGCGCAGCCTTCTTCAGGAAATTTCTTTGTGCATTATTCAATTCATTCCATCCTTTATGCCGCCGCACTATACTGATATTATGGTACTTCGTCTATACCGGGAGCTGCCCGGCGACACATTCACAAAACAGAGGCCGGCTCATCCCAATTGAATACGGGAGAACAAACATGCTTGAACTTGAATCACCCTTCGACCTTCTCCAATCCAGATCCATGGCGGTGCCCGACAGGGAACATGCGGGAGCATTGGAGGAAATCAGACTGGCTCACTCCCCCATCCCCCGTCCGGGACATGCTTTGGTGAAAATTCACCGGGCAGGTGTGGCATTTGGTGATATTATCAGATCCACCGATTCTATCCTCAGAATCAGGGAATTCCCATGGACACCGGGCTACGATATTTCCGGTGAAATTATCAGTTTCACTCCCGCGGATCATGATGACCGGTTCCCGAAGGAATTCCGCACTACTCTTGAAAAGACCCTGAAGCCGGGAACCCCGGTGGCCGCCTTCTGCACAGAGGGAGGGTACTCCCAATATGTTGAACTGCCGCTTGAACTTCTGGTGCCGATCCCCGGTGATCTCAGCTACGACGACTCCTGTGCTTTGGTGCTGAACTACCTTACCGCCTGGCAGATGATGTTCAGAGTGGCGAAACTCCCCCGGCTGCAGCTTGAAGGCAGGCAGCAGCCTGCAGTATTTGTACAGTCGGCTGCAGGCGGTGTGGGTACGGCAGTTCTGCAGTTGGCCCAGGCCTTCAATATTCGGGCATACGGAACCGCATCTCCGGAAAAACACGATCTTGTGCACAAACTTGGTGGAATTCCCCTGGATTACCGGGATAAGGATCTTGTATCCCGAATACTTCAGGAAGAGCCGGGCGGATTGGATGCGGTCTTTGAAACCCGGGGATTTGACAGTGCAGTAACAAGCCGGAAGCTGTTGAAACCCAAGGGGAGGATCGTGCTCTTCGGATTTCTTGAGCACCATTCCAACATGGACATATACCGAAGACTTCGCTTCGTCCTCAAGGGGGCGAGATTCTTCCTCCCCCTACAAAATGGCCGTTCGTCCCTCTACCTGATAAATCCCGGAAGGAATATTGTTCATTATCGGGAAGATCTGGAACGCCTGCTTCACCTGGGAAATGACGGCATTCTGCAGCCGGTAATATCCGCCGTATTACCCCTTGAGGATGCGGAAGAGGGCTGGAATCTGATGAAGGAACGAAAAAGCCGGGGAAAAATTCTTCTGGATCCGTTTTACTCTGAAAATTCCTGAACGCCCTTCAATTATTATTTGTCCCAAACCTGACTTTCATGATATTATAATAGATATATGCAGGTCACCTTCTGAATTCTTCCTATATTTGAAGGTGCCTGCTGCAGCATAAATCTAATACGTGGTGGTGTGTTTCATGAGTAAAAATATTACCCAGACCTTTGCAGAAGTGGCGGAAAGACTTCCCTCCCAACCGGTGCAGTACAGCAAGGATGAAACGGGAGAGTTTCAACCGGTAAGCTTTTCACAGCTCTACTCTGAAGTTGAAAAAATGGCTGCCGGACTTGCATCCATGGGTATCGGCCGAAATGACCTTGTAGGTCTCATTTCCGAAAACAGAAAGGAATGGCTGGTGGCGGATCTTGCGGTTCTCAGCCTTGGCGCCGCTGACGTTCCCCGGGGTAATGACTCCATGCCCGAGGAAATTGCGTTTATTCTGGGCTTTACCGAAGTCAGTACAACCTTCGCAGAAAATGCAGCACAGGTGGAAAAGCTCATTTCCATCCAGAAAGATATGCCGGAACTGAAGCGGATTATCGTTCTTGATCAGGACTTTCAGCTGAAGGAGCTGAAATCCAAGGCTGCCGACAGAAAATCACTGGAAATACTGAAATATCATGAAGTGATCCAGGCGGGAGAGAAATTTCTTCAGAACGATCCGGACTATGTGAAAAAGGAAGTTGAGAAAGGCAGCAGGGAAGATCTGGCCACAATCATTTTCACATCGGGCACAACCGGTGAGCCCAAGGGTGTGCAGCTCTCCCATGCCAACTATATGGCCCAGGTGGATCTTATCGATACGAAAATCCGCATCGGTGCGGGTGATATTTGGCTTGCGGTGCTTCCGGTCTGGCATTCATTTGAACGGGTGATGCAGTATATTGCGGTGCTTTACGGTTGCTCCCTTGCCTACTCCAAGCCCGTGGGCAAAATTATGCTGGAAGACTTCCAGAAGGTGAATCCCACCTGGATGGCGTCGGTACCCCGCATCTGGGAGGCCGTCAGACTGGGGGTTATTAAAAGCGTAAATGCAGGCAGCAAGGTGAAAAAGTCCCTCTTCTTCTTTTTCCTGGGAGTGGGAAAACTTTACCGATATTTTCATAACATGGTTTTCAGCAGACTGCCCAGCTTCAAGCGGCGATCCCGGATACTGGACGCCCTGATCGGCTTCATCCCCATGATCTTTTTTCTCCCGGGTTATCTGTTGGGTAACCTTCTTGTATTCAAAAAAATCAAAGCAAAGCTTGGAACCCGATTTGTTGCCGGTATCTCCGGCGGCGGCGCCCTCCCCAGCGGAGTGGACAAGTTCTTTTCCGCCGTGGGAATTCTTCTGCTTGAAGGATACGGTCTCACCGAGACCGCGCCGGTTGTTTCGGTGCGGACCCAATGGCATCCGGTCACCGGATCCATCGGCACCAAACTTGAATGCTGCGAGATCCAGGTCCGGGACGAAGCGGGCAATGTCCTCAAACCCGGGAAAAAAGGCATTCTCTATGTGAAGGGCCTGAATGTGATGAAAGGGTACTACAAGCGGGATGAGTTTACCCGGAAGGCAATCGATGAAGAAGGCTGGTTCAACACCGGCGATCTGGCCATGATTGCACACCGGGGAGAGATCCGCATTCTGGGACGTGCCAAAGATACCATCGTTCTGCTGGGGGGAGAAAATGTTGAACCCTTGCCCATGGAAGATAAGATGCGGGAAAGCATGTATATTTCACAGGTTGTAGCCCTTGGGCAGGATCAGAAATTTCTGGGAGCCCTGATTGTCCCCGACGAAGAGAATATCCGCCAATGGGCCAAAGAACAGGGACTGCAGGTGGGAGATTACGGCAAGTTTATTAAAGGTCCCGAAGTGCACGACCTGATTAAGTCGGAGCTGGCAGAAGCGGTGAGCACCAAAAACGGATTTAAAACCTGGGAACGGATCGCACGCTTTGGAATTATTCCCGGTCCCTTTGAAGTTGGTAAGGAGCTGTCCGGAAAACAGGAAATCAAGCGTCATGTGATCTACGAAATGTACAACAAGGAAATTAACAGGATCTTTGCCTGAGCAACATTCGCCGAATTATTGATAATCGGTGAAAAAAGCTTTAATCAGCAGGCGCAGCAGAAGCTGAGCAGGCCGGTGAATTTTACCGATATTCACAGAATTTAAGCGCAAAGACGGGGCTGTCCGGGGAGTAAACCCAGGCAGCCCCGATTATTTTTAAACCGCAGATACCCGCTGATCTTCGCAGACTTCGCGGATTGATCTCATCAGGATTTGCCGGAGAAATTTTCCGGAGTCGGTCCGGCTGCCAACGGCGAAATTAGCCCTTTTTCAGACGGTTAATCAGGGCGTTTACAAGGTAGGCCATACCGTAGGTGTCGGTGTCACAATACGATTCAACCTCCCGGTAGAACCGCCGGGGATCTTCTCTTACATATCGGGCATAGGGATCCCAGCTTTCGGGCACCGGCAGTTCCGGATGCATAAGATAGTAGTAGCCGATAAACGCATCGCTTCCGCTTGACACCTTATCGTCTTCATACCCGTGGCGGGTGAGTACCGGAAGCACGGTCTTGAGGCTGATTTTGCCGCCCTGATCGGGGTGGTACACGCTGAACTCGGCAAAGGGCTTCTGCAGATCCACCAGTCGGTGAATAATCTGTTCAAGCCCCTTCCTTCGGGTATCCAGAAGGGAGGCCAGACGCCGGAGCACCGCCTTCTCAAAATGTATGCCGTAGACCAGAATTGAACCCTCTGAACCCAGATCACGAATCAGGGCATCGGCCAGTTCACCTCTTCGATCTTCACCGGGTTCAATAAGATATGAGCCCACCTTCTCCGGACTACCTGGAGAGAAACCGGATTCACTCCGGGATCCGGGATTATCCATTCGATATGCAGAGTACAAAAAAGGTACATGCTCCCACATCCCCACTCCGTTCCAGCGGGGAAGTGCCTCCAGATAGCATTCAAAATCCAGGAAGTAGAGAGGCCATTTCAGCCCGTCAAGGAAGTTTTGAAGGGCCTCGGTTTTCACCTGCTCCTGGCCCTGGAGTTCCGCCTGATGCTGAATCCAATGATAGGGTTTAATTTTCTGTTTCAAAGGCGGTTTCACAAGGTGGAGGTCTTTCACCCGGGTTATCCCCTGTGCTCTCAGCTTTGATGCAAGCCCCCCGGACCTGTGTAATCGGGAAATATCGCCGGGACCCGGAAGGGGATTTTCGGAGCCGCAAAACGGGCAGGAGCTACTTCTGCAGCCCGGAATGGATTCGATCCTGTAGGGGGGTGAGCCCAGTGCGGCTTCAATCCGCTGCACCTCCGCAGCAATATCCGCCTTCATGAACTTATGCCCTTTCTTCTGGCGCTGGATACTGAATATTTCACTGCTGTTCCGGGGGTAATCCTTGTTGAGGTAGAGAACGTTCACGTCATCCACCTGATACCCTGCAGCGGTGAGCCCCTGGGACAGCCAGGCTGCTTCCCGGACATAGCCGTCCTTCACCTTGGATGCGGCCTTCAAAAGAGTGATGCTCAGGCCGCCGTATGCCCCCCGTTGAATCAGATCCAAAAAGAGAATACGGCCCCGGGAAATCATTACTCCGTTAAGTATTCCCGGCTCAGTTGATTCGGAAAATTCCGGTGAATCCGGTGTTCCGTGTAATGCTTCGGTATGTGGGGAGGCTCCCCATTGTGAGAGTAACTCCAGAGTTGCCGATTCCAGTTCCTGAATGCCGTGTCCCTGCTTGCTGCCCCCGCTCCCGGAACCGCCTGATTCCCGGGCGGTTGCATCAAGCAGATCCTGGTATGGACCGGGATACACTTCAACAATTCCAGGATAACGTTCCCGGAGGATTTTCCGGAACTCATTGAGAACCCGGGTTTTTTCAAGGAATTGATGAGTGGATCCGGCACCTGAAGGTTTTTCAATGTACGTGCCGGGGGACGCCTGGA
It includes:
- a CDS encoding metal ABC transporter ATP-binding protein, whose amino-acid sequence is MSILTRLQYGGQCDLPAVPHTDALEISEVSYRYPNSQKKALENVTLHIQPGERLALVGPNGAGKSTLLQLILGMKKEQQGAIRVYGNPAHHCRHRVAIVPQRASVDWNFPLTVRQVVTMGRYVHLGWMRRPGNRDKEKVDEAMETMGISDLSSRQISQLSGGQQQRVMLARTLAHDADLLLLDEPLNHVDIKTQELIFHTIERLSKAGKTAIVSTHDLGVLTVHFNRAVFLDRRVIADGPVDEVITPRTIAKAYGFEFHKDYHND
- a CDS encoding zinc-binding dehydrogenase translates to MLELESPFDLLQSRSMAVPDREHAGALEEIRLAHSPIPRPGHALVKIHRAGVAFGDIIRSTDSILRIREFPWTPGYDISGEIISFTPADHDDRFPKEFRTTLEKTLKPGTPVAAFCTEGGYSQYVELPLELLVPIPGDLSYDDSCALVLNYLTAWQMMFRVAKLPRLQLEGRQQPAVFVQSAAGGVGTAVLQLAQAFNIRAYGTASPEKHDLVHKLGGIPLDYRDKDLVSRILQEEPGGLDAVFETRGFDSAVTSRKLLKPKGRIVLFGFLEHHSNMDIYRRLRFVLKGARFFLPLQNGRSSLYLINPGRNIVHYREDLERLLHLGNDGILQPVISAVLPLEDAEEGWNLMKERKSRGKILLDPFYSENS
- a CDS encoding aminotransferase class V-fold PLP-dependent enzyme; this encodes MNLEDYFARFRKKTIGWNHTINTPMGTRPLIYADWIASGRLYEDIEDTIRNQIGPMVANTHSEASATGKAMTRAYHLAGDIIKNHVNAGPEDILISAGSGMTAVVNKLQRMLGLRRPPQSKEGVDFSRGLPRVKPSKRCDTVVFITHMEHHSNHISWLESCAEVVVLEPDDSLQVNPEELERKLKEYEDTALKIGSFSAASNVTGFIPPYRELARIMHRHGGYAFVDFAASAPYVEIDMHPEHDQWGYLDGIFFSPHKFLGGPGSSGVLVFNRKLYHNRIPDNPGGGTVNWTNRWGERSYVTDIEAREDGGTPPFLQTMRTALAIRLKEQMGVKNIAAREKELLQQAVEGLSRVPGLQFLGADGEFPRNEQLAVLSFFIRDIHHNLIVALLNDRFGIQVRGGCSCAGTYGHWLLHVSREDSLRITREIERGDLSEKPGWVRISLHPSMSNGELDAIIHGVHQIASKAGEWEKDYRFNPKSGEFDYVPRENVNSPSGGGAENAGDYDSSGSNESSWFDL
- a CDS encoding pyridoxal phosphate-dependent aminotransferase, which gives rise to MMNWSEFGKKLTSRSGILELMDDLGKAMQSSGEKYMLGGGNPGNIPEMNRVWRRRMQEILANGDEFERGLGNYDTPQGKGSYLNNIADMLRGEYGWDLGPENIAVTNGSQSAFFMLFNLLSGELDSSRGEGAGTIPHSRSAGEPADAAASPPGGRATRQILLPLMPEYIGYADQGIGHEHFRAYKPEIEIIDDNYFKYHVDFDSVVLGPNDAAVCVSRPTNPTGNVLSDEEVNRLDQLARDHDVPLLLDNAYGTPFPNMIFTDARPIWNENIVLGMSLSKIGLPSTRTGIIIAREEIVQAISAVNAIMSLANNTLGQMITGPLIESGEILKLSNEVVRPFYRDKSMRAQEAVLRHMKGLPCRIHLSEGALFLWLWFDHPDIDTAVLYERLKARQVIIVPGKYFFYGIDEEWEHRNQCIRINFAQSDDVVDEGIRRIAEEVREMIDA
- a CDS encoding NAD(P)-dependent oxidoreductase; this translates as MKILIADKLSDNAVKALENMGASVRLEPDAAAGDLPQLMNDAEILIVRSTKVNKAAMDAASSLSLIIRAGAGVNTIDLEYASALGIHVANCPGKNADAVAELTIGHMIALDRNIVDNSIDLRNGVWNKKGYSKARGLKGRTLGILGLGSIGTKVAAVAQVMGMNVQAWSRSLTEQKAKTMGLGFCPTPMDLARSSDIVSIHLAASNDTRHLVDRSFLEAMKESAFLINTSRGEIVDSAALMEICSSKSLKIALDVYEDEPGASEKTFPHTELAQLITGTHHIGASTQQAADAIADEVVKIVESYRSSGKPLHPVNARDKSTAQFNLVVRHFNKVGVLAAVLDALRNADINIEEMENSIFSGGEAAVCTLKLDDRPSDVILNEISSMDNIIKASLK
- a CDS encoding metal ABC transporter permease, coding for MIELIMEPLQYGFILRGLAAGLLAGISCALLSSFVVWRGMAFMGDAMAHAILPGIVAAYAWGFSLILGALGAAVVAVFAIGIISSRSSLKEDSAIGIVFAGLFALGILLLSRIASYQDLSHILFGNILGVSKADLITMSLVALGVLGVLASSFKELLVASFDPTHAVAIGISPSLIRYLLLLLLAFTTVIAIQSVGVVLVLALLVTPGATASVLTNKLGRMMGISVLTAIVSTGLGFYASYYWNTASGPTIVLVLIAIFSLAMLISFLRSTFSGSGNSSEHTAEESS
- the yhbY gene encoding ribosome assembly RNA-binding protein YhbY, with protein sequence MNNAQRNFLKKAAHSLKPVVMIGQNGLNEQVLKAAEEAIESHELIKVKFQDYKEAKREIADELCNSLNAESVSIIGNILTIYRPARDPGKRSIRLPD